A part of Hippea maritima DSM 10411 genomic DNA contains:
- a CDS encoding PD-(D/E)XK nuclease family protein produces the protein MSAEFYKIDLAINYPEYIANLLNSLKDDYKKIVFISANKRPIRFIEKQISPEAALGVDFFTIDEFVQWIVAKYSHPAPTIQSKLSRELYFLDLIKSTIGEEKPLFGGDDAQLLGWAKRLSSLFDEIDRQLLDKKLANFQYIEAIDEAQLILERLKSLYAKYREDLKSFTYSGDSFRRAVKITEKDEFKEDFKDSLFVYSGIVYLSNSDLEIIKNISTVADIVYLSQTDLSKREKTKGKIGFSTFKVIDELEAKLKKAINIKTKQIKSNTNKETELFFYQFADTHTQAEAIFNILKKHKQIKEPSKLAVILPNQATLFPLLSFIDKDYNINITMGFPFLSTSVGMFVDSVFEIALDVKNREQEAQTVNSKLLVKFLSSSIIGLFKDEITKKAELIKKEIFENGSGSYTFKNGSTIQSLISSFININSLKSLKDAFIELINGIDEEKLQEFELESQLFQLLQTHIIDAIDNLPDRSIDLKFAYQLTKEILKDIQVPFEGYPLKGIQIMGMLEARSLSFDEVIVADVNEGVLPSIDKIDPLLPEEIKVALGLTSFKQKEALVKYNFFRLIYSSSKAHIMYKVGSTGMEKFIKSRFAEQLILLEELKGKKLNFYTPKINLTVAGDSKNYIEKDEEAINYFNSKISFAPTEIDAYLNCPYAHYLGYIKEIKPRISLEDKFEANVLGNIIHKLLEEGFAEFKGKELGKDDLEKIRKNTLRRLDNIFKNHDKETKDFLDKLSEFEKLGLPIILKFRLSNYFAVITNSKDFKPFEVVETEYDRGTFDIELSPTVNVTLWGKIDRIDKVGDVLRIVDYKTGMHSLKPKVKKIIQVSNHLKYDLFNDEELKKVRDTVVSFQLAIYMLIITNEWKDKEITTEFHYIGKSNIIEKGPTSRDIEIYKKLLQYTLNHMRNSGHIYAIPSDRCSFCPYNYFCHFAKYF, from the coding sequence GTGTCGGCTGAGTTTTATAAAATCGACTTAGCCATAAACTATCCAGAATATATTGCAAATCTTTTGAATTCTCTAAAAGATGATTATAAAAAAATAGTGTTTATATCGGCAAACAAACGCCCTATAAGGTTTATAGAAAAGCAGATAAGTCCAGAGGCTGCCTTAGGTGTGGACTTTTTTACAATCGATGAGTTTGTGCAGTGGATAGTGGCAAAATACTCTCATCCAGCACCAACCATACAGAGCAAACTTTCCAGAGAACTTTACTTCCTTGATTTGATAAAATCCACTATTGGTGAAGAAAAGCCTCTGTTTGGTGGAGATGATGCCCAACTCCTTGGATGGGCAAAAAGGCTATCATCACTATTTGATGAGATAGACAGACAACTTCTTGATAAAAAACTTGCCAATTTTCAATATATAGAAGCCATCGATGAGGCACAACTTATACTTGAAAGGCTAAAAAGCCTATATGCAAAATACAGGGAGGATTTAAAAAGCTTCACATACTCAGGCGACAGCTTCAGACGAGCAGTCAAGATAACTGAAAAAGATGAGTTTAAGGAGGACTTTAAGGATTCGCTTTTTGTCTATAGCGGCATTGTCTATCTATCCAATTCCGATTTAGAGATCATAAAGAACATATCAACTGTTGCTGATATAGTCTACCTATCCCAAACAGACCTCTCAAAAAGGGAAAAAACAAAAGGCAAGATAGGTTTTTCAACATTTAAGGTAATAGATGAGCTTGAAGCAAAACTCAAAAAAGCAATAAACATAAAGACAAAGCAGATAAAAAGCAATACAAACAAGGAAACAGAGCTATTTTTCTATCAGTTTGCAGATACGCATACCCAAGCAGAGGCTATCTTTAATATCCTAAAAAAGCACAAACAGATAAAAGAACCAAGCAAGCTTGCTGTAATACTGCCCAACCAGGCAACACTATTCCCTCTTCTTTCCTTTATCGATAAGGATTACAACATAAACATAACAATGGGCTTTCCCTTTTTAAGCACAAGTGTTGGTATGTTTGTTGACTCAGTCTTTGAGATTGCACTTGATGTGAAAAACAGGGAGCAGGAAGCCCAAACCGTAAACTCAAAACTGCTCGTTAAGTTTCTAAGCTCAAGTATTATAGGCCTTTTTAAGGATGAGATAACTAAAAAGGCTGAGCTTATAAAAAAGGAAATATTTGAAAACGGTTCAGGCAGCTATACATTCAAGAACGGTTCAACCATTCAATCCCTCATAAGCAGCTTTATCAACATAAACAGCTTAAAATCACTAAAAGACGCGTTTATAGAGTTAATAAACGGTATTGATGAAGAAAAGTTACAAGAATTTGAGCTTGAATCGCAACTCTTTCAACTGCTTCAAACCCATATTATAGATGCTATAGACAATCTGCCAGACAGAAGCATAGACCTAAAATTCGCCTATCAGCTAACCAAAGAGATACTAAAAGACATACAGGTTCCTTTTGAAGGATACCCTTTAAAAGGTATTCAAATTATGGGAATGCTTGAGGCTCGATCTCTTTCCTTTGATGAGGTTATTGTGGCGGATGTCAACGAGGGTGTTTTACCGTCTATCGATAAGATTGACCCGCTTCTGCCTGAGGAGATAAAGGTTGCATTAGGTTTAACGTCGTTTAAGCAGAAAGAGGCGCTTGTTAAGTATAACTTCTTTAGGCTCATCTACTCATCAAGTAAAGCCCATATTATGTATAAAGTCGGTTCAACAGGTATGGAGAAGTTCATAAAAAGCAGGTTTGCAGAACAGTTGATTCTGCTTGAAGAATTAAAAGGCAAAAAGCTAAACTTTTACACGCCAAAGATAAACCTTACGGTTGCAGGGGATAGCAAAAACTATATAGAAAAAGACGAAGAGGCTATAAATTATTTCAACAGCAAAATCAGTTTTGCGCCAACAGAGATAGACGCATATCTTAACTGCCCGTATGCCCACTATTTGGGATACATAAAAGAAATAAAGCCGAGGATTAGTTTGGAGGATAAGTTTGAGGCAAATGTGCTGGGAAATATTATACACAAACTACTTGAGGAAGGGTTTGCGGAGTTTAAGGGGAAAGAATTAGGCAAAGACGATTTAGAAAAGATAAGAAAGAACACCTTGAGAAGATTGGACAACATCTTTAAAAACCACGATAAAGAAACCAAAGACTTCTTAGACAAACTATCCGAATTTGAAAAACTTGGCCTGCCTATAATTTTAAAGTTCAGGCTATCCAATTACTTTGCGGTGATAACCAACTCTAAAGATTTCAAGCCGTTTGAGGTCGTTGAAACAGAATACGACAGGGGCACTTTCGATATAGAGCTCAGCCCAACGGTCAATGTAACACTTTGGGGGAAAATAGACAGAATAGATAAAGTTGGAGATGTTTTGAGGATAGTTGATTATAAAACAGGTATGCACAGCCTAAAGCCAAAAGTAAAAAAAATTATCCAGGTCAGTAATCATCTCAAATATGACCTGTTCAACGACGAGGAGCTAAAAAAGGTAAGGGACACTGTTGTCTCATTTCAGCTTGCCATCTATATGCTAATTATCACAAACGAATGGAAGGATAAAGAGATAACAACAGAGTTTCATTATATTGGAAAATCTAATATTATAGAAAAAGGGCCAACTAGTAGAGATATTGAAATATACAAAAAACTTTTGCAATATACGCTGAACCACATGAGGAATTCGGGGCATATCTATGCTATACCATCGGACAGGTGCAGTTTCTGTCCGTATAACTATTTCTGTCACTTTGCCAAATATTTCTAA
- the cysC gene encoding adenylyl-sulfate kinase, which produces MFIETKRRSLLKAISWRIFATATTTVIVFAFFGRLDLAIAAGVVESITKIAIYFVHERIWSNIKYGKKKIEPFVLWFTGLPLSGKTTIADLVYKKLKKYDHLLLQRLDSKDIREMIPEIGYTKDERILHLKRVAFLIKTLQSNSISVIASFVTPYEEIRNFIRNNTKNFVEIYVKANLSTCMQRDYKGVYEKAKKGEIANLTGVHEPYEEPKNPELILDTERYSAEELADKVYEYVIKRLIK; this is translated from the coding sequence ATGTTTATAGAAACCAAGCGACGCTCATTATTAAAAGCAATTTCTTGGAGAATTTTTGCTACTGCCACAACGACCGTAATTGTTTTTGCCTTTTTTGGTAGGCTTGATTTGGCAATAGCTGCAGGAGTAGTTGAGAGTATCACAAAGATAGCTATATACTTTGTACATGAGCGCATTTGGAGCAATATAAAATATGGGAAAAAGAAAATAGAACCATTCGTTTTGTGGTTTACAGGACTGCCGTTGTCTGGTAAAACTACTATTGCGGATTTGGTTTATAAAAAACTTAAAAAGTATGATCATCTTTTACTTCAGAGACTTGATAGTAAAGATATCAGGGAGATGATCCCTGAAATAGGATATACAAAGGATGAAAGAATCTTACATCTTAAAAGAGTAGCGTTTTTGATAAAAACATTACAATCCAATTCAATCTCAGTAATAGCTTCATTTGTTACTCCTTATGAAGAGATAAGAAACTTTATCAGAAATAATACTAAAAATTTTGTTGAGATTTATGTAAAAGCAAACTTATCAACATGCATGCAAAGAGATTATAAAGGAGTTTATGAAAAAGCAAAAAAAGGAGAAATAGCGAATTTGACCGGAGTTCACGAACCTTACGAGGAGCCTAAAAATCCAGAGCTTATTTTGGATACAGAAAGATATTCAGCAGAAGAGTTAGCTGATAAAGTCTATGAGTATGTAATAAAGAGGTTGATTAAATAG
- a CDS encoding four helix bundle protein, whose protein sequence is MKCENLDVWKRSCRLSVNIYNYFKELKDFGFKDQITRSSLSIASNIAEGMEKESDKEKIRFIEIAKGSAAELMTQIYIGIEITYIEKQIGLKWIEELDELLKMLTGLKNNYK, encoded by the coding sequence ATGAAGTGTGAGAATTTGGATGTATGGAAAAGGAGTTGTAGACTTTCAGTTAATATATACAATTATTTTAAAGAGTTAAAGGATTTTGGCTTTAAAGATCAGATAACAAGAAGTAGCTTGTCAATAGCTTCTAATATTGCAGAAGGAATGGAGAAAGAGTCTGACAAAGAAAAAATTAGATTTATTGAGATTGCAAAAGGATCAGCTGCAGAATTGATGACGCAGATATATATAGGCATAGAGATAACTTATATAGAAAAGCAAATAGGTTTAAAATGGATTGAGGAACTTGATGAATTATTGAAAATGTTAACAGGACTAAAAAATAATTATAAATAA
- the cysQ gene encoding 3'(2'),5'-bisphosphate nucleotidase CysQ, with amino-acid sequence MKEFLSDLLAQVIFTAVKAGGKIMEIYHKDFSVKYKDDKSPLTEADKLSNEIICDGLKQLTPAPRHTPTPTLTRIPILSEENKEIPYDDRKNWDIFWLVDPLDGTKEFIKKNGEFTVNIALIHKDSPVLGVVYAPAINTLYYAAKGLGAYKSVNSETVNSERRMNEILKNSVKLPVERDDKDLIVVASRSHMNQETQNFIEALKESSLFTNHSSLITTSIGSSLKICLVAEGKADIYPRLGPTMEWDTAAAHAIVKEAGGEIYIYDSSMFNVQSSNLIQNPESKIQNFQLDAQHPTPNTQYL; translated from the coding sequence ATGAAAGAATTTTTATCAGATTTATTGGCTCAAGTAATATTCACAGCAGTGAAAGCAGGTGGAAAGATAATGGAAATATATCATAAAGATTTTTCAGTTAAATACAAAGATGACAAAAGTCCACTTACGGAGGCTGACAAATTATCCAATGAGATAATTTGCGATGGTCTTAAACAACTCACACCAGCACCTAGACACACACCCACACCTACACTTACACGAATCCCCATCCTCAGTGAAGAAAATAAAGAAATTCCCTATGATGATAGAAAAAACTGGGACATATTCTGGCTTGTTGATCCTTTGGATGGTACAAAGGAATTTATTAAAAAGAATGGAGAATTTACGGTTAATATTGCTTTAATTCATAAAGATTCACCTGTTCTTGGTGTTGTATATGCACCAGCGATTAATACATTATATTATGCAGCAAAAGGATTGGGAGCATATAAATCAGTGAATAGTGAAACAGTGAACAGTGAAAGGAGAATGAATGAAATTTTGAAAAATTCGGTTAAGTTACCTGTTGAAAGAGATGATAAAGATTTAATTGTAGTTGCAAGTAGGTCGCATATGAATCAAGAAACTCAAAATTTTATAGAGGCTTTAAAAGAATCTTCACTCTTCACTAATCACTCTTCACTAATCACTACTTCTATTGGAAGTAGTCTGAAAATTTGTTTAGTAGCTGAGGGTAAAGCTGACATTTATCCACGCCTTGGACCTACGATGGAGTGGGACACTGCAGCAGCACATGCCATTGTTAAAGAAGCCGGAGGGGAAATATATATATACGATAGTTCAATGTTCAATGTTCAAAGTTCAAACTTAATCCAAAATCCAGAATCCAAAATCCAAAATTTTCAATTGGATGCCCAACACCCAACACCCAATACCCAATACCTTTAA
- the cysC gene encoding adenylyl-sulfate kinase, which translates to MKNQNNNKNPKYNIQNSKLLNKSKIQNFNIVYHPHKITKSDRSKIKGHKPCIIWLTGLSGSGKSTIANALEEKLNRMHVHTYLLDGDNIRHGLNKDLGFSIEDRKENIRRISEVAKLFVDAGLIVITAFISPFREERNYARSLVRSDEFIEVFVDTPIEVCEQRDPKGLYKKARKGEIKEFTGIDSPYEPPLSPEIHLKTDKLSVNECVEKIVIFLKAKKII; encoded by the coding sequence ATGAAAAATCAAAATAATAACAAAAATCCAAAATACAACATCCAAAATTCAAAATTATTAAATAAATCCAAAATCCAAAATTTTAATATAGTGTACCATCCTCACAAAATTACCAAATCTGATCGCAGCAAAATCAAAGGCCACAAACCTTGCATCATCTGGCTTACAGGTCTTAGCGGCTCTGGTAAATCCACAATTGCAAATGCTCTTGAAGAAAAATTAAATAGAATGCATGTACATACATATCTTCTGGATGGTGACAATATAAGGCATGGTTTAAACAAAGATCTTGGTTTTTCTATCGAAGATAGGAAAGAAAATATACGCAGAATTTCTGAAGTTGCAAAACTTTTTGTGGATGCAGGACTTATAGTGATTACAGCGTTTATTTCACCCTTTAGAGAAGAAAGAAATTATGCAAGAAGCCTTGTAAGAAGTGATGAATTCATAGAGGTCTTTGTAGATACTCCGATAGAGGTTTGTGAGCAGCGAGATCCAAAGGGGCTGTATAAAAAAGCAAGAAAAGGTGAGATTAAAGAGTTCACCGGTATAGATTCACCATATGAGCCACCGCTAAGTCCTGAAATACATTTAAAAACGGATAAATTGTCTGTAAATGAATGTGTTGAAAAAATAGTTATATTTTTAAAAGCGAAAAAAATTATTTGA
- a CDS encoding four helix bundle protein — protein sequence MLRCDPCLAPQSSKDFISKLSIASKEARETLYWLRLLNDSKFLDNYENKKYLFEEINSIINILRKIIITLRERLKNEKSK from the coding sequence ATGTTGAGATGCGACCCCTGTCTTGCTCCACAATCAAGTAAAGACTTTATTTCAAAGCTGAGTATTGCTAGTAAAGAAGCAAGAGAAACACTATACTGGCTTAGACTATTGAATGATAGCAAATTTCTCGATAATTATGAAAATAAAAAATATCTTTTTGAAGAAATTAATTCAATTATAAATATACTAAGAAAGATTATAATAACACTTCGAGAAAGGCTAAAAAATGAAAAATCAAAATAA
- a CDS encoding transposase, producing MRISFENAFYHITARGIRRENIFYSDKDKYVFIDKMNETFEKYSFVCYAYCLMDNHYHLFIKTPSANISEGMHYLNTSYANWFRAKYKLVGSIFQGRYKSIVVDADSYALVLSAYIHLNPARAGMVDDPDNYHFSSFLDYIGKKSPLVKRLDVSFILSNFSDNEEQAQKQYMKYVIENADLKNPLEKSYKNLALGSEKFIEKIKEKISKLSSNREISHIKGENLLPKERVINAVSTQFNIKQNIIFKKIKGNIYRKLTLYLLKKYTPLSLKEIGELFNIDYSAVSQTVKRFEKEMRKDKITQGMVEKTTKEMERK from the coding sequence TTGAGAATTTCTTTTGAGAATGCATTCTACCATATAACCGCAAGAGGCATTAGAAGAGAAAATATCTTTTATTCTGATAAGGATAAATATGTCTTTATAGACAAAATGAATGAAACCTTTGAAAAATACTCTTTTGTATGTTACGCCTACTGCCTTATGGATAACCACTATCATCTGTTTATAAAAACGCCATCTGCAAACATCTCAGAGGGCATGCATTATCTCAATACATCTTATGCCAACTGGTTTAGGGCAAAATATAAACTTGTAGGCTCTATATTTCAGGGTAGATATAAATCCATTGTTGTTGATGCGGATAGCTATGCATTAGTTTTATCAGCCTACATTCATCTAAATCCTGCAAGAGCTGGTATGGTTGATGATCCGGATAACTATCATTTTTCAAGTTTCTTAGATTATATCGGCAAAAAAAGCCCTCTCGTAAAAAGACTTGATGTGTCATTTATATTAAGCAATTTTTCAGATAATGAAGAACAGGCTCAAAAACAATATATGAAGTATGTTATAGAGAATGCAGATCTTAAAAATCCCCTTGAAAAAAGTTATAAGAATTTAGCTTTAGGTAGTGAAAAATTTATAGAAAAGATAAAAGAGAAGATATCCAAATTGAGTTCAAACAGGGAAATAAGTCATATAAAAGGTGAAAACTTACTACCAAAAGAACGTGTGATTAATGCTGTATCAACTCAGTTTAATATAAAACAAAACATAATCTTTAAAAAAATCAAAGGCAATATTTACCGAAAATTAACCCTATATCTTCTAAAAAAATACACACCTTTATCATTGAAAGAAATTGGTGAACTGTTTAATATCGATTATTCTGCTGTATCTCAAACTGTAAAAAGATTTGAAAAAGAAATGAGAAAAGATAAAATAACCCAAGGAATGGTAGAAAAAACGACAAAAGAGATGGAGAGGAAATGA
- the xerA gene encoding site-specific tyrosine recombinase/integron integrase → MEKVLRQYKDLLIQKRYSQNTQDIYYSYFKDFCVYFQNEKLMNITTAQINSYILDLIKSKNISISQQNQRINAIKFYYEKVMGGEKQYYELHRPKKEHKLPKVLSKKEVKIIFDVTSNLKHKCILMLIYSAGLRRSEPLNLAPTDIDSERMIIHINGAKGKKDRISLLSDNLLNLLLKYYKEYRPQKYLFEGQKGGMYSPTSIANILKKAAIKAGIKKTVTPHMLRHSFATHLLEQGTDLRYIQELLGHESSKTTEIYTHVSKKAIDKIKNSMDDFLSRGNEE, encoded by the coding sequence ATGGAAAAAGTCTTGAGACAATATAAAGATTTACTAATTCAGAAAAGATACAGTCAGAACACTCAAGATATCTATTACAGTTATTTCAAAGATTTTTGTGTCTATTTTCAAAATGAGAAATTAATGAACATTACCACTGCTCAAATTAATTCGTATATTTTAGATCTTATAAAATCAAAGAATATTTCTATCAGTCAACAGAATCAGAGAATTAATGCAATTAAATTTTATTACGAAAAGGTGATGGGTGGAGAAAAACAGTACTATGAACTTCATCGCCCTAAAAAAGAACATAAATTACCAAAGGTTTTAAGTAAAAAAGAGGTTAAAATAATTTTTGATGTAACAAGCAATCTAAAACATAAATGTATTTTGATGTTGATATATTCAGCAGGGCTAAGGAGAAGTGAGCCTTTAAACCTTGCCCCTACCGATATTGACTCAGAAAGGATGATTATTCACATCAATGGTGCCAAAGGTAAAAAAGATAGAATTTCTTTGCTTTCAGATAATCTTTTGAATTTATTGCTGAAGTATTACAAAGAATATCGTCCACAGAAGTATCTTTTTGAAGGACAAAAAGGAGGAATGTATTCTCCTACGAGTATAGCAAATATCTTAAAAAAGGCAGCAATTAAAGCAGGTATTAAGAAAACAGTAACACCACATATGCTTAGACATAGCTTTGCTACACATCTCCTTGAACAAGGCACTGATTTAAGATATATTCAAGAACTATTAGGGCATGAAAGTTCAAAAACAACAGAGATTTATACGCATGTATCGAAAAAAGCAATTGATAAAATTAAGAATTCAATGGATGATTTTTTGAGTAGAGGGAATGAGGAATGA
- the istA gene encoding IS21 family transposase yields MISKEEFVVIHTLHSQGLSIRQISKILGLNRRTVSKRLKEEDLKPYSKRSYPSKLDGYKDYIRTRINQAYPDRIPSTVVLREIADMGYTGSLRTLQKYTKTIYDSIDPKRGKNSEEIIRFETEKGFQAQVDWTTIRSGQKPIYAFVMVLGYSRAAFVYFTDNMRQDIFQSCHIKAFDYFGGIPKTILYDNLKSVVIQRDK; encoded by the coding sequence ATGATTAGCAAGGAGGAGTTTGTTGTGATTCACACACTGCATTCTCAAGGGTTGTCAATCAGACAGATATCAAAAATTCTTGGTCTAAACAGAAGAACGGTATCAAAAAGACTGAAAGAGGAGGATTTAAAACCGTATTCCAAAAGAAGCTACCCCTCAAAGCTTGATGGTTACAAAGATTATATAAGGACAAGGATTAATCAAGCCTATCCAGATAGGATTCCTTCTACTGTCGTTTTAAGAGAGATAGCTGATATGGGATACACAGGGAGTCTAAGAACACTTCAGAAATACACAAAAACCATCTACGATAGTATTGACCCAAAAAGAGGTAAAAACAGTGAGGAAATAATTAGGTTTGAAACCGAAAAAGGCTTTCAAGCTCAGGTTGATTGGACAACCATTAGGTCAGGTCAAAAGCCCATTTATGCATTTGTTATGGTTTTAGGTTATTCAAGAGCAGCTTTTGTTTATTTTACAGATAACATGCGACAGGACATATTTCAGTCCTGCCACATTAAAGCGTTCGACTACTTTGGTGGAATACCAAAGACCATACTGTATGATAACCTAAAATCCGTTGTAATTCAAAGGGATAAATAG
- a CDS encoding transposase, protein MFVPKLCKPYKAKTKGKVERFNSYLKNNFYKPLRAKLKNSGLEITPDLLNSYIFSWLEMANNRIHATTKRRPFNMLKEEYGFLTKIPDGLIAKSGDRNDHKITEAIEKTNRTYSDIDISYYTNIDEYERLLLGESSNG, encoded by the coding sequence TTGTTTGTACCGAAACTCTGTAAACCATATAAGGCAAAGACAAAGGGGAAGGTAGAAAGGTTTAATTCATATCTGAAGAACAATTTCTACAAGCCTTTGAGGGCAAAGCTAAAGAACTCTGGTTTGGAGATAACCCCTGATCTTCTAAACTCATACATCTTCTCCTGGCTTGAGATGGCAAACAACAGAATACATGCAACAACAAAGAGAAGACCTTTTAATATGCTGAAAGAGGAGTATGGGTTTTTGACAAAGATACCGGATGGTCTGATTGCCAAAAGTGGGGATAGAAATGACCATAAAATCACTGAAGCCATTGAAAAGACAAACAGAACCTACTCTGATATCGATATCTCATACTACACAAATATAGATGAATACGAAAGGCTCTTGCTTGGGGAGAGCAGTAATGGTTAA
- a CDS encoding ATP-binding protein → MVKTRIEEYCKKLKLSGILTAYSSLSDRAAKENLSFSEFLFLLLESEYETRNERSKQTILKFAGFPKIKTIDTFDFSFSSLDKTLINEILTMRFVDETKNILLIGPSGTGKTHLAIAIGYAAAQHRIKTKFITMADLAITLEAAETQNRLDSYIKKVINSARLLIIDEFGYFKLNERHPLIFVSLSSYQIPPHSSTPFPNLATNI, encoded by the coding sequence ATGGTTAAGACAAGGATAGAGGAATACTGCAAGAAATTAAAATTAAGCGGTATTCTAACTGCCTATAGCTCTTTATCTGATAGAGCTGCAAAAGAGAATCTCTCCTTCTCCGAATTCCTGTTCCTTCTGCTTGAATCTGAATATGAGACAAGAAACGAAAGGTCAAAACAGACAATCCTAAAGTTTGCAGGGTTTCCAAAGATAAAGACAATAGATACATTTGACTTTTCTTTTTCATCTTTGGATAAAACACTGATAAATGAAATACTAACAATGCGGTTTGTTGATGAAACAAAAAACATACTCCTGATTGGACCGTCAGGCACTGGAAAGACACACCTTGCTATAGCCATAGGCTATGCTGCTGCACAGCATAGAATAAAGACAAAGTTCATAACAATGGCTGACCTTGCAATCACATTGGAGGCAGCAGAAACACAGAACAGATTGGATTCATACATAAAGAAGGTGATAAACTCCGCAAGATTACTTATTATCGATGAATTTGGGTATTTCAAACTCAATGAGAGACATCCCCTAATTTTTGTGTCTCTCTCATCATACCAAATCCCTCCTCACTCTTCAACTCCCTTCCCAAACTTAGCAACAAACATCTGA
- a CDS encoding IS256 family transposase, translating to MNRKMLKEIISNMDMDVVKELDEYGKNKLATLMEGLLIEIMGKERYEYLLENPEDKGNGTYKRSLNTGLGKLNLDVPRTRSGNFRSHLLPPKYQRYDESFEDLIFSFLINGDSKQEIVHKMKLRGLDFSEKAYDEIFEYIKTQMLEFKSKELQENYYFLYIDAYHCMVKDEKDKRVKRAVVYTVVGIDTNAQKTLLGYYSFFGSENRSTWMEVFQDLINRGMKRVLMFICDDFNGISEAIRAFFPYSDIQKCTVHASRNVYKHMKKEDASYVNKKLKEIKYSCDTFEKGIEIFKTEIIDRFKDQYKTYTKYLDSRKEELLAFLKYPEVIRKYINSTNTVESVHSSFEKQRLKKGGFFQSMDILNVALFIATDKLHKTWNVNPLIKAKRYELNQMFVAKFGKGVEE from the coding sequence ATGAACAGAAAGATGCTTAAGGAGATAATCTCAAACATGGATATGGATGTAGTAAAGGAGTTGGATGAATACGGAAAGAATAAACTGGCCACCCTAATGGAAGGACTACTTATTGAGATAATGGGTAAGGAAAGATACGAGTACTTACTTGAGAACCCAGAAGACAAAGGCAATGGAACCTACAAAAGGAGCCTAAACACAGGCCTTGGTAAACTGAATTTGGATGTCCCAAGAACAAGGAGCGGAAACTTCCGCTCTCATCTTCTCCCTCCCAAATATCAAAGGTATGATGAAAGCTTTGAGGATTTAATCTTCTCCTTCCTAATCAATGGAGACTCAAAACAGGAAATCGTGCACAAGATGAAATTGAGAGGACTGGATTTTAGTGAAAAAGCATACGATGAGATATTTGAATACATAAAGACACAGATGCTTGAATTTAAATCCAAAGAACTTCAGGAAAACTACTATTTTCTATACATAGACGCCTATCACTGTATGGTAAAGGATGAAAAGGATAAAAGGGTAAAGAGAGCTGTCGTTTACACTGTTGTAGGGATAGACACAAATGCTCAAAAAACACTCCTTGGATATTACTCATTCTTTGGTAGTGAGAACAGATCCACCTGGATGGAAGTATTCCAGGATTTAATCAACAGGGGAATGAAAAGGGTCTTAATGTTCATCTGTGATGATTTCAACGGAATCTCAGAGGCAATAAGAGCCTTCTTTCCTTACTCGGATATTCAGAAATGCACAGTTCATGCATCAAGAAACGTATACAAGCATATGAAAAAGGAGGATGCCTCATATGTGAACAAAAAGCTCAAGGAGATTAAATACTCCTGTGATACCTTTGAAAAAGGGATAGAGATTTTCAAAACAGAGATAATTGACAGATTCAAAGACCAATACAAGACCTACACCAAATATTTAGACTCAAGAAAAGAAGAACTCCTTGCCTTCTTAAAGTACCCTGAGGTAATAAGAAAGTACATCAATTCAACAAACACTGTTGAATCTGTACATTCATCCTTTGAAAAACAAAGGCTAAAGAAAGGAGGGTTCTTCCAGTCCATGGATATCCTAAATGTTGCCCTTTTCATTGCAACAGATAAATTACACAAAACCTGGAATGTTAATCCTCTGATTAAGGCTAAAAGATATGAACTGAATCAGATGTTTGTTGCTAAGTTTGGGAAGGGAGTTGAAGAGTGA